A portion of the Lolium rigidum isolate FL_2022 chromosome 1, APGP_CSIRO_Lrig_0.1, whole genome shotgun sequence genome contains these proteins:
- the LOC124681880 gene encoding RING-H2 finger protein ATL16-like — protein sequence MGAPGTPQFPGNSFVILSVSVVGILATSLLLLSYYLFLTRCGFASWRRDIHDDVVATHHHHHVVYAPEPAPRRGMEEAAIRRIPTLRYRKQQPHCPQPLQVASECAVCLSEFQEGERLRRLPACLHAFHIDCIDAWLQGAANCPLCRAAVSEPVCQPPHITINHIDIVAVLQADASTANADAVVIDIASPSPAGRGRGRASRMSMGDECIDPRRDAVQQPMRRSMSMDSCNDKHLYLALQKALRQPHHSAALSEDGSKIGESSAPASRQSSGRLRRSFFSFSHGHSRSSRSAILPI from the coding sequence ATGGGCGCCCCGGGCACGCCTCAGTTCCCGGGCAACAGCTTCGTGATCCTCTCCGTCTCCGTCGTCGGCATCCTCGCCACCTCCCTCCTGCTCCTCTCCTACTACCTCTTCCTCACCAGGTGCGGCTTCGCCTCCTGGCGCCGCGACATCCACGACGACGTCGTCgccacgcaccaccaccaccacgtcgtcTACGCCCCGGAGCCCGCGCCGCGCCGggggatggaggaggcggcgataCGGCGGATTCCCACGCTCCGGTACCGCAAGCAGCAGCCGCATTGCCCACAGCCCCTGCAGGTGGCGAGCGAGTGCGCGGTGTGCCTGAGCGAGTTCCAGGAGGGGGAGAGGCTCCGGCGGCTCCCGGCCTGCCTCCACGCCTTCCACATCGACTGCATCGACGCCTGGCTCCAGGGCGCTGCCAACTGCCCGCTCTGCAGGGCCGCCGTGTCTGAACCCGTCTGCCAGCCGCCCCACATTACAATCAACCACATCGACATCGTCGCCGTCCTCCAGGCAGATGCGTCCACCGCCAATGCCGACGCCGTGGTGATCGACATCGCCTCGCCGTCACCGGCAGGCAGGGGCAGAGGCAGAGCCAGCAGGATGAGCATGGGCGACGAGTGCATTGACCCGAGGAGGGACGCCGTGCAGCAGCCCATGAGAAGGTCCATGTCCATGGACTCGTGCAACGACAAGCACCTCTACCTCGCTCTGCAGAAGGCCCTGCGGCAGCCACACCACTCCGCTGCCCTCTCGGAGGACGGCAGCAAAATAGGGGAGAGCAGCGCCCCCGCCAGCCGGCAATCATCAGGGAGGTTGCGCCGATCCTTCTTCTCCTTCAGTCACGGCCACAGCCGGAGCTCCAGAAGCGCCATCTTGCCCATCTGA